Proteins encoded within one genomic window of Nitrospina gracilis 3/211:
- the tatA gene encoding twin-arginine translocase TatA/TatE family subunit, with translation MMGIGFPELMIILVIIMIIFGAGKLPEIGSAFGRSIKNFKTSMKEAEELESGEQAQQEGEAQQPAGELEQENLSDEEKERLAREKAQAEGEAKDKAMKEKAEAFTASLPRKGSYDYTKDQEETEKKA, from the coding sequence ATGATGGGAATTGGGTTTCCGGAACTGATGATCATTCTGGTCATCATTATGATTATTTTTGGCGCGGGAAAACTGCCTGAAATTGGAAGCGCTTTCGGCCGGAGTATCAAAAATTTCAAGACGTCAATGAAGGAAGCCGAGGAATTGGAATCCGGTGAACAGGCCCAGCAGGAAGGTGAGGCGCAACAACCCGCGGGTGAGCTTGAGCAGGAAAATTTAAGCGATGAAGAAAAAGAACGCCTGGCGCGGGAAAAGGCGCAGGCTGAAGGGGAGGCCAAAGACAAAGCCATGAAGGAAAAGGCGGAAGCCTTCACCGCTTCCCTGCCGCGTAAAGGCAGTTACGATTACACGAAGGATCAGGAAGAAACCGAAAAGAAAGCCTGA
- the rpe gene encoding ribulose-phosphate 3-epimerase — protein sequence MVKIAPSILSADFSRLGEEVKAVEKAGADWIHVDVMDGAFVPNITIGPPVVESLRKVTDLPLDCHLMIENADKYIADFVSAGADIISVHVEACPHLHRTVQTIKEHGIKAGVVLNPATTLFALDEIIEDVDMVLLMSVNPGFGGQKFIQQVLGKIQLLRNTLDQSDADIDVQVDGGVNPENVNIVKKAGANVIVAGSAIFNAPDYKKAIDALRNN from the coding sequence ATGGTGAAAATTGCACCTTCCATTCTGTCCGCCGACTTCAGCCGTCTCGGAGAAGAGGTGAAAGCGGTTGAGAAAGCGGGCGCGGACTGGATTCATGTCGATGTCATGGACGGCGCGTTCGTGCCGAACATCACCATTGGGCCCCCGGTGGTCGAATCCCTGCGCAAGGTCACCGATTTGCCGCTCGATTGCCATCTTATGATTGAAAATGCGGACAAGTACATTGCCGACTTCGTTTCCGCCGGCGCGGATATCATCTCCGTTCACGTGGAAGCGTGTCCGCATCTCCACCGCACCGTTCAGACGATCAAGGAACACGGAATCAAGGCGGGGGTGGTGCTCAATCCTGCGACAACGTTGTTCGCACTCGATGAAATCATCGAGGACGTGGATATGGTCCTATTGATGTCGGTGAACCCGGGGTTCGGCGGGCAGAAATTCATCCAGCAGGTACTGGGGAAAATTCAACTGCTCCGCAACACGCTGGACCAGTCGGACGCGGATATCGATGTCCAGGTCGATGGGGGGGTGAATCCGGAAAACGTGAACATCGTGAAAAAAGCGGGAGCGAACGTGATTGTCGCCGGTTCCGCCATTTTCAACGCACCCGATTACAAAAAAGCAATCGACGCCCTGCGAAACAATTGA
- a CDS encoding 4Fe-4S dicluster domain-containing protein has product MAYYVERNVKMTWWERLYIPEIIRGMIITSRHFFKNLFGFIPFFLGKKKEREIFTIYYPEETREYPIAYRGRPVLALNDEGRPNCVACGLCEIACPAYCIDIDPGANSGKQNEVERFPVEFTIDYAVCIFCGFCEEACPEEAIFMSNDCDISMLDRKKMKYNMQQLLMPTSELKDRIDFCRKMYGKWNY; this is encoded by the coding sequence ATGGCTTACTACGTCGAACGCAATGTCAAGATGACGTGGTGGGAACGTTTATATATCCCCGAAATCATCCGGGGCATGATCATCACCTCACGTCATTTCTTCAAGAACCTGTTTGGGTTCATTCCCTTTTTCCTGGGAAAGAAAAAAGAACGGGAGATTTTCACGATTTACTATCCCGAAGAAACACGGGAATACCCGATCGCTTACCGCGGGCGGCCGGTGCTGGCCCTGAATGATGAAGGCCGCCCCAACTGCGTGGCCTGCGGCCTGTGCGAGATCGCCTGCCCCGCTTACTGCATCGACATCGATCCCGGCGCCAACAGCGGCAAGCAGAACGAGGTCGAGCGTTTCCCGGTCGAGTTCACCATTGACTACGCGGTCTGCATCTTCTGCGGGTTCTGCGAAGAAGCGTGCCCGGAAGAGGCGATTTTCATGAGCAACGACTGCGACATCTCGATGCTCGACCGTAAAAAAATGAAATACAACATGCAACAGTTGTTGATGCCGACTTCCGAGTTGAAAGACCGCATCGACTTCTGCCGGAAAATGTACGGAAAATGGAATTACTGA
- the nuoK gene encoding NADH-quinone oxidoreductase subunit NuoK, whose translation MVPLSHYLILSATLFTIGVLGVLIRRNAIVVFMCIEIMLNAVNISLIAFDRYLNHHDGQIFSFMVMCVAAAEVSVGLAIVIALFRNKPTVNLDEFNLMKW comes from the coding sequence ATGGTACCTCTTTCGCATTACCTGATACTGAGCGCCACCCTGTTTACCATCGGGGTCCTGGGCGTGCTGATCCGGCGCAATGCCATCGTCGTGTTCATGTGCATTGAAATCATGCTCAATGCGGTGAACATTTCCCTGATTGCCTTTGACCGGTATCTGAACCACCACGACGGTCAGATTTTCAGTTTCATGGTGATGTGCGTCGCGGCGGCGGAAGTATCCGTGGGACTGGCCATTGTCATTGCCCTGTTCCGCAACAAGCCGACTGTCAACCTGGATGAATTCAACCTGATGAAGTGGTAA
- a CDS encoding NADH-quinone oxidoreductase subunit M, with product MYLTFVTFLPLLACFVMALMPRENTAGVKWFALIVAGADFILSLPLYFDFNMTTADMQFEYIVPWIPQWGISYHVGIDGISLLLYIMTTFLTFISILASWEVKKYTKEYMMAMLALSTGMLGVFIALDFFLFYVFWEFQLIPMYIIIGVWGGPRRIYAAVKFFIYTAVGSLLMLVAIIWMYFHFHETVGVFTTDILLITEHLNMTLDQQKWLFLAFFLAFAIKVPMFPFHTWLPDAHVEAPTAGSVILAGVLLKMGTYGFLRFNLPLFPVASNEFLPFIAGLSIIGIIYGALVAMVQEDLKKLVAYSSVSHLGFVMLGIFAFNHYGLQGALLQNLNHGISTSALFLMVGMIYDRRHTRLIKDFGGLAKVIPMFTVCFMIVTLSSIGLPGTNGFVGEFLVLLGIFQVNGFYAGLATTGVIFAACYMLWMFQRVMFLKIENPENEKLTDMTPREWGYMAPLLVLVFWIGFYPTPFTKTFDASIEKLVHQVDPKQYMPHAQGQHAAKLDRHLMQLKFEQNGKLN from the coding sequence ATGTACCTGACATTCGTAACATTCTTACCGTTACTCGCCTGCTTCGTGATGGCGTTGATGCCACGCGAGAACACGGCCGGCGTCAAGTGGTTCGCACTCATCGTCGCGGGCGCGGATTTCATCCTGTCTCTGCCGTTGTATTTTGATTTCAACATGACTACGGCGGACATGCAGTTCGAGTACATCGTGCCATGGATCCCGCAATGGGGCATCAGCTATCACGTCGGCATCGACGGGATCTCCCTGTTGTTGTACATCATGACCACGTTTTTGACCTTCATCTCCATCCTCGCGTCTTGGGAGGTGAAAAAATACACCAAAGAATACATGATGGCCATGCTGGCTCTTTCGACCGGCATGCTGGGCGTGTTCATCGCCCTGGACTTCTTCCTGTTCTATGTCTTCTGGGAATTCCAGCTCATCCCCATGTACATCATCATCGGTGTCTGGGGCGGACCGCGCCGCATTTACGCAGCGGTGAAGTTCTTCATTTACACCGCTGTCGGCTCCCTGCTCATGCTGGTCGCCATCATCTGGATGTACTTTCATTTTCACGAAACCGTCGGCGTGTTCACCACCGACATCCTGCTGATAACGGAGCATTTGAATATGACGCTGGACCAGCAGAAATGGCTGTTCCTCGCGTTCTTCCTGGCATTCGCCATCAAGGTTCCCATGTTTCCGTTTCACACCTGGCTTCCGGACGCACACGTGGAGGCGCCGACGGCGGGCAGTGTCATCCTTGCGGGCGTACTCCTGAAAATGGGAACCTATGGATTCCTGCGGTTCAACCTGCCGCTCTTTCCTGTGGCCAGCAACGAGTTCCTGCCGTTCATAGCGGGCCTCTCCATCATCGGCATCATTTACGGTGCGCTGGTGGCGATGGTACAAGAGGACCTCAAAAAACTCGTCGCGTATTCCAGTGTCAGCCACCTCGGTTTCGTCATGCTGGGCATCTTCGCATTCAACCACTACGGCCTGCAGGGTGCTTTGCTGCAGAACCTGAACCACGGGATCAGTACCAGCGCCCTCTTTTTGATGGTGGGCATGATTTACGACAGGCGGCACACGCGGCTGATAAAGGATTTTGGCGGGCTGGCCAAGGTGATCCCCATGTTCACGGTGTGTTTCATGATCGTTACGTTATCATCCATCGGCCTGCCTGGAACCAACGGGTTCGTCGGCGAGTTTCTGGTATTGCTTGGCATTTTCCAGGTGAACGGCTTCTATGCCGGCCTCGCCACCACGGGAGTCATCTTTGCCGCCTGCTACATGTTGTGGATGTTCCAGAGAGTGATGTTCCTGAAAATCGAAAATCCGGAAAACGAAAAACTGACAGACATGACCCCGCGTGAATGGGGTTACATGGCGCCGCTTCTCGTGCTGGTGTTCTGGATCGGGTTCTATCCCACCCCGTTCACCAAAACGTTTGACGCTTCAATCGAAAAACTGGTCCACCAGGTGGATCCAAAACAATACATGCCCCATGCACAGGGCCAGCACGCCGCAAAACTGGACCGGCACCTGATGCAGTTGAAATTCGAGCAAAACGGAAAACTGAATTGA
- a CDS encoding NADH-quinone oxidoreductase subunit NuoN has translation MEMIPTPEIDLTSLAPVLVLSVFSMMVLVFDLFAGRNKSGLVFISLTGLLMAAISAFAKQDLPVYSFDGAYVVDNLSVFFTCIFCLSSALAILLSIEYNRRERIKMGEYYALILFCTVGMIVLASSTDLIMIFLGIEIVSICLYVLAGIRRYDPHSNEAALKYFLLGAFATGFLLYGMALLYGTTGSTKLVKIAQLLNSGEVFSQPMMLMGVVLLVIGFGFKVASVPFHMWAPDVYEGAPTPITAFMAVGPKAAAFAAFFRVFAEGIPELAPSWNMILSIVAVITMFVGNLGAIMQTNIKRLLAFSSVSHVGYILIAIIAKNSLGSASLLFYMLAYAFMIFGAFGVVILLGRDGDENLDIQNYSGLGFKHPVLAMSMSIFLLSLGGLPPLAGFVAKFYIFQAALKEGFVILVVLAVLNSAISFYYYLKVIVYMYMKEPVQEFRLSLTPITMLVIGIGVLGTLELGIFPDPIISLAKP, from the coding sequence GTGGAAATGATACCGACCCCTGAAATAGACCTGACCAGCCTCGCGCCCGTGCTGGTGCTGAGTGTGTTTTCCATGATGGTTCTTGTGTTCGATCTGTTCGCAGGCAGGAACAAATCCGGGCTCGTTTTCATCAGCCTCACCGGCCTACTCATGGCCGCCATCAGCGCCTTTGCCAAACAGGACCTGCCGGTTTACTCCTTCGACGGCGCATACGTGGTGGACAATCTTTCCGTTTTCTTCACCTGTATTTTCTGCCTGAGCTCCGCGCTCGCCATCCTGCTTTCGATCGAATATAACCGGCGCGAACGGATCAAGATGGGCGAATATTACGCCCTCATCCTGTTCTGCACCGTCGGTATGATCGTGCTGGCGTCCTCAACAGACCTCATCATGATTTTCCTGGGCATTGAAATCGTCTCCATCTGCCTGTACGTGCTTGCCGGAATCCGCCGATACGATCCCCATTCCAACGAGGCGGCGCTGAAATACTTCCTGCTGGGCGCGTTTGCGACGGGATTCCTTCTGTATGGAATGGCCCTGCTCTACGGAACCACCGGCAGCACCAAGCTGGTGAAGATCGCACAGCTTCTCAACAGTGGGGAGGTATTCTCTCAACCCATGATGCTGATGGGGGTCGTGCTCCTTGTCATCGGCTTTGGCTTCAAAGTCGCATCCGTTCCGTTCCACATGTGGGCGCCGGACGTGTATGAAGGCGCGCCGACTCCGATCACCGCGTTCATGGCGGTGGGTCCCAAAGCCGCCGCTTTTGCCGCTTTCTTCCGCGTGTTCGCGGAAGGCATTCCGGAACTGGCACCCTCATGGAACATGATCCTGTCGATCGTCGCTGTCATCACGATGTTTGTCGGCAACCTGGGCGCCATCATGCAGACCAACATCAAGCGACTGCTCGCTTTCTCCAGCGTGTCCCATGTTGGGTACATTCTGATCGCCATCATCGCCAAAAACTCATTAGGCAGCGCAAGCCTGCTGTTTTACATGCTGGCCTACGCGTTCATGATTTTCGGCGCATTCGGCGTGGTGATCCTGCTGGGTCGCGACGGCGACGAGAACCTCGACATCCAGAACTACTCGGGGCTCGGCTTCAAGCATCCTGTGCTCGCCATGTCGATGTCCATATTCCTGTTATCTCTGGGTGGGCTTCCGCCTTTGGCAGGATTCGTTGCCAAGTTCTACATCTTCCAGGCAGCTTTGAAGGAGGGCTTCGTCATCCTGGTGGTACTGGCCGTTCTCAACAGCGCCATCTCCTTCTACTATTACCTGAAAGTAATCGTGTACATGTACATGAAGGAGCCGGTTCAGGAGTTCAGGTTGTCATTGACGCCCATCACCATGCTGGTCATCGGCATCGGCGTTTTGGGAACCCTGGAACTCGGTATCTTCCCGGACCCGATCATTTCCCTCGCCAAGCCCTGA
- a CDS encoding tetratricopeptide repeat protein, protein MNFQEEESLKQIIRQNPGDPDPHCDLGDYYVELNRYEEAEAHYNQALGYDADCAEALLGLGIVRHRQQRYPEAEKYYRASLKLDTENSRTLNNLGSLYHDQERWEEAEREYLKALEIDPDYALPHNNLGLLHARRQDFEGARAAFETAMRLDPEYDQAHYNLGNLYFDHQKYALAEKAYKESLRLNPDSAFTHHELGNLYHHLGRYEEAEQEFQESLFLDPKLEAAHVSLGNLYVDTDRLNDAEDAINKALSIDSNSVDARHSLALIHFQSGLFEQAEKEWRACLRREPDNASFYNNLGNSLSSMERYEEAIETYQKAFALEPDNPLPLFNLGLVYEDLDRFQEAEDNYLHALRLNPQHLSALVNIANLYSNLGRSEEAIPYLRQALELDSKHAKAHFGMACILEDERKFLQAEQHLCNVLDQEPDNQFAWRKLGSVHLESGNPEAALRAFLKASELDPHEPVHYFYLGVTHQDLDDPRSAETAYLKALHLQPDNASVCNNLGLLYSHEERYAEAERLLREALLHAPEDINALYNLGLVLDRIGRFDEAETVYRRALEVSPDDAQIWNNLGLARFARNRLQEAEEALKEAVQRDPTYPLAHFNLGLVYEARMKNQEAENEFQEATRLDPTLAETRTLVQQARKQQKSGGFIERLFQFLKR, encoded by the coding sequence ATGAATTTTCAGGAAGAAGAATCTTTAAAACAAATCATCCGGCAGAACCCCGGCGACCCGGACCCGCATTGCGACCTCGGTGATTATTACGTCGAACTCAATCGGTACGAAGAAGCGGAGGCGCATTACAACCAGGCCCTCGGATACGATGCCGATTGCGCCGAAGCGTTGCTTGGTCTCGGCATTGTACGTCACCGACAGCAACGCTACCCGGAAGCCGAGAAATATTACCGAGCCAGCCTGAAACTGGACACGGAAAATTCGCGCACGCTCAACAACCTGGGAAGCCTGTACCACGACCAGGAACGCTGGGAGGAAGCGGAACGCGAATATTTGAAAGCGTTGGAGATCGACCCGGACTACGCCCTGCCACACAACAACCTCGGCCTCCTGCACGCCCGCCGGCAGGATTTCGAAGGCGCCCGCGCCGCTTTTGAAACCGCCATGAGGCTGGACCCGGAATACGATCAGGCCCATTACAATCTGGGCAATCTTTACTTCGATCACCAAAAATACGCGTTGGCCGAAAAGGCCTACAAGGAATCCTTGCGCCTCAATCCGGATTCCGCCTTCACGCACCACGAGCTCGGCAACCTCTATCATCATCTCGGCCGTTATGAAGAAGCAGAGCAGGAATTCCAGGAGTCTTTGTTTCTCGATCCCAAACTCGAAGCGGCCCATGTGAGTCTGGGTAATCTGTATGTCGACACCGATCGCTTGAACGATGCGGAAGACGCCATCAACAAGGCTCTCTCCATTGACTCCAACTCCGTGGACGCCCGCCACAGCCTGGCGCTCATTCATTTCCAGAGCGGTCTGTTTGAGCAGGCAGAGAAAGAGTGGCGCGCCTGCCTGCGACGAGAACCTGATAATGCTTCTTTTTACAATAACCTTGGGAACAGTCTTTCCTCAATGGAACGATACGAGGAGGCCATCGAAACCTACCAGAAGGCCTTTGCCCTGGAACCGGACAATCCCCTCCCCCTGTTCAACCTGGGTTTGGTTTATGAGGATCTGGACCGCTTTCAGGAGGCGGAAGACAATTACCTGCATGCCTTGCGGTTGAATCCACAGCACCTCTCAGCCCTTGTCAATATCGCCAACCTGTACTCCAACCTTGGCCGAAGTGAGGAGGCCATTCCTTATTTGAGGCAGGCGCTGGAACTGGATTCAAAACACGCCAAGGCCCATTTCGGGATGGCCTGTATCCTGGAAGACGAAAGAAAATTCCTGCAGGCGGAACAACATCTTTGTAACGTGCTGGATCAGGAGCCGGACAACCAGTTCGCCTGGCGCAAGCTGGGATCCGTTCATCTCGAATCAGGAAATCCGGAGGCAGCTCTGAGGGCATTTCTCAAGGCGTCCGAACTCGACCCCCACGAACCGGTGCATTATTTTTATCTCGGTGTCACCCATCAGGACCTGGACGATCCCCGAAGCGCAGAGACGGCGTATCTCAAGGCCCTGCACCTTCAACCGGACAACGCCTCGGTCTGTAACAACCTGGGCCTGCTCTATTCACACGAAGAGCGCTACGCAGAGGCGGAACGCCTGCTGCGTGAGGCTTTATTGCATGCGCCGGAGGACATCAACGCCCTGTACAATCTGGGGCTGGTGCTGGACCGTATTGGAAGGTTTGATGAGGCAGAAACCGTTTACCGGCGGGCGCTGGAGGTGTCCCCCGACGACGCGCAGATCTGGAACAATCTCGGACTTGCCCGCTTCGCCCGCAACCGTCTGCAGGAGGCGGAAGAGGCATTGAAGGAGGCGGTGCAACGGGACCCAACCTATCCGCTCGCACACTTCAACCTGGGGCTTGTATACGAAGCGCGCATGAAAAATCAGGAAGCGGAAAATGAGTTTCAGGAAGCAACCCGGCTCGATCCCACCCTGGCGGAGACACGCACCCTCGTGCAACAGGCGCGCAAACAACAGAAATCCGGCGGTTTCATCGAACGCCTGTTCCAGTTTTTGAAAAGATAA
- a CDS encoding NADH-quinone oxidoreductase subunit J family protein: MELLIFYPLGGVCLLLALGVVFNNSPIGSAVSLIGMMLGLAGIFVLLQAHFLAILQVIIYAGAIMVLFMFVIMLLNLKQDLTWKTRDRNLLLSILTGLLVLGVLYKFIDITLGTQFNNPATVPDTFGTTEEVGTKLFTDYVLPFEVASILLLAAMVGAVVLAKSKLD, from the coding sequence ATGGAATTACTGATTTTCTATCCACTGGGCGGAGTGTGTCTCCTCCTGGCACTGGGAGTGGTGTTCAACAACAGTCCCATCGGGTCGGCGGTGTCCCTCATCGGCATGATGCTGGGTCTGGCGGGGATCTTCGTTCTCCTGCAGGCGCATTTTCTCGCCATTCTACAGGTCATCATTTATGCCGGCGCCATAATGGTTTTGTTCATGTTCGTCATCATGCTGTTGAACCTGAAACAGGACCTGACCTGGAAAACCCGGGACCGCAACCTGCTCTTGTCCATCCTCACCGGCCTTTTGGTGCTGGGTGTCCTGTACAAATTCATCGACATCACGCTGGGGACGCAATTCAACAACCCCGCGACGGTTCCGGACACATTCGGCACCACGGAAGAGGTCGGAACGAAACTGTTTACCGATTACGTTCTGCCGTTCGAAGTGGCGTCCATCCTGCTTCTCGCGGCAATGGTCGGTGCCGTGGTGCTGGCCAAGTCAAAACTGGATTGA
- the nuoL gene encoding NADH-quinone oxidoreductase subunit L, which translates to MLFKLAWLIPLFPLIGSIINGVFGLKLGKDKVSWIACGFPAMSFFVTVILWVALFFHPEGQAYPEQILWTWMAAGDFTVEFGFQIDPLSMVMMLVVTGVGTIIHIFSIGYMYEEYSYYRYFSYLNLFLFSMLILVMGNNFLMMFIGWEGVGVCSYFLIGYYFEKKSACDASVKAFVVNRVGDFAFLLGVFYIFHEFGTIDFTSVFNAVPSTLVYNSEAATLITMFLFIGATGKSAQIPLYTWLPDAMEGPTPVSALIHAATMVTAGVYMVVRCNALFNMAPITMMVIALVGGGTALFAATIGCTQYDIKRVLAYSTVSQIGYMFLACGVGAYTAAIFHLVTHAFFKACLFLGSGSVIHGMHHEQDIRKMGGLKDHFPITYVTFLVSTIAIAGIFPFSGFFSKDEILYHALMDGNVIYWGMGVAGAFITAFYMFRLVFLTFHGPSRVDPHVHPHESPKVMTLPLIVLAGLALGGGLLGLPLIHGWHILHNFLEPVLSFDFATALHNSEVMQAEHGHHVTYAEILHEKTHSEHNVWLEIFLMIFSMGVALAGIFLAYLFYIKRPELPDEYTKGQWGYDLVKNKYLVDEAYDAIFVQPTVKGSYLLWKEGDAKGVDGAVNGVAQTIGWFSKQAREFQSGFVRNYAMFMVVGFILLLILI; encoded by the coding sequence GTGCTTTTCAAACTCGCCTGGCTGATTCCCCTTTTCCCGTTGATCGGTTCGATCATCAACGGAGTTTTCGGCCTCAAACTGGGAAAAGACAAAGTCAGCTGGATTGCCTGCGGCTTCCCCGCAATGTCCTTCTTTGTCACGGTGATCCTGTGGGTGGCGTTGTTCTTCCATCCGGAAGGCCAGGCGTACCCTGAGCAGATCCTGTGGACGTGGATGGCGGCGGGCGATTTCACCGTCGAGTTCGGTTTCCAGATCGACCCTCTGTCGATGGTCATGATGCTGGTGGTCACCGGCGTCGGCACCATCATCCACATCTTCTCCATAGGTTACATGTACGAGGAGTATAGCTACTACCGCTACTTCTCTTACCTGAACCTCTTTTTGTTCTCCATGCTGATTCTCGTCATGGGCAACAACTTCCTGATGATGTTCATCGGGTGGGAAGGCGTGGGTGTCTGCTCCTACTTCCTCATCGGTTACTACTTCGAAAAGAAATCGGCCTGTGACGCCAGCGTGAAAGCCTTCGTGGTCAACCGCGTCGGCGACTTCGCGTTTCTGCTGGGCGTCTTCTACATTTTCCACGAATTCGGCACCATCGATTTCACCAGCGTCTTCAACGCGGTTCCCTCGACCCTGGTTTACAACAGCGAGGCGGCCACCCTGATCACGATGTTCCTCTTTATCGGTGCGACCGGGAAGTCGGCGCAGATTCCGCTTTACACCTGGTTGCCGGACGCAATGGAGGGGCCGACCCCGGTCAGTGCACTCATCCACGCGGCGACAATGGTAACCGCGGGCGTGTACATGGTGGTCCGTTGCAATGCGCTGTTCAACATGGCCCCGATCACGATGATGGTCATCGCGCTCGTAGGCGGCGGTACCGCGCTCTTTGCCGCGACCATCGGTTGCACCCAATACGACATCAAGCGCGTTCTCGCCTACTCCACCGTGAGCCAGATCGGTTACATGTTCCTGGCCTGCGGCGTTGGCGCCTACACGGCGGCGATCTTCCATCTCGTGACGCACGCGTTCTTCAAGGCCTGCCTGTTCCTTGGTTCCGGAAGTGTCATCCACGGCATGCATCACGAGCAGGACATCCGCAAGATGGGTGGGTTGAAAGACCATTTCCCGATCACTTACGTCACCTTTCTCGTATCAACCATAGCGATTGCAGGTATCTTCCCGTTCTCCGGTTTTTTCAGTAAGGACGAAATCCTGTACCACGCGCTGATGGACGGAAATGTCATTTACTGGGGCATGGGTGTGGCCGGAGCCTTCATCACCGCTTTCTACATGTTCCGGCTGGTGTTCCTGACGTTCCACGGCCCGTCCCGTGTGGACCCGCACGTCCATCCGCATGAGTCGCCGAAAGTCATGACCCTGCCGCTGATCGTTCTGGCGGGGCTGGCACTGGGAGGCGGACTGCTGGGCCTGCCGCTCATTCATGGCTGGCACATCCTGCACAATTTCCTGGAACCGGTGCTTTCCTTCGATTTCGCCACCGCCCTGCACAATTCTGAAGTCATGCAGGCGGAGCACGGTCACCATGTGACCTACGCCGAGATCCTGCACGAGAAAACGCACAGCGAACACAACGTATGGCTCGAAATTTTCCTAATGATTTTCTCCATGGGCGTCGCGCTGGCGGGCATTTTCCTTGCCTACCTGTTCTACATAAAGCGCCCAGAGTTGCCGGACGAATACACCAAGGGTCAGTGGGGGTATGACCTTGTGAAAAACAAATACCTGGTGGACGAGGCGTACGACGCCATCTTCGTTCAGCCCACGGTCAAAGGCTCCTACCTGTTATGGAAGGAAGGCGACGCCAAGGGCGTGGATGGAGCCGTCAACGGCGTGGCGCAGACCATTGGCTGGTTCAGCAAGCAGGCCCGCGAGTTCCAGTCCGGATTCGTCCGCAACTACGCCATGTTCATGGTGGTCGGATTCATTTTACTGTTGATCCTTATCTAG
- the nuoH gene encoding NADH-quinone oxidoreductase subunit NuoH → MDDILIDLAITLAKIFFVLGVTVGFFAPILTWVERKQSAIMQDRIGANRADIMGFTALGLFHIMADGLKMFTKEDFIPQGANKFLHTLSPIIALIPAILTFAVVPFGGEYTLFGKEVKLVISDLDVGLLFVFAIASIATYGYVVAGWSSNNNYSLLGSMRTASQMVSYEVTMGLTIIGVLMVYGTMQLTEIGNAQENFLHWGIFLQPVGFFMFFAASIAENKRIPFDNPEAESELVAGYFTEYSGLKFGMFFMAEFIEMVTIAAIVTILFFGAWHIPFIGTATLLEIFDFLGETGSNLVVMFIHVGVFFAKVIFFLFVQMVIRWTLPRFRYDQIMKLGWKILLPLSLANVVVTGIVILALQ, encoded by the coding sequence ATGGACGATATACTGATTGATCTGGCCATCACCCTGGCGAAAATCTTTTTTGTGCTGGGGGTTACGGTCGGCTTCTTCGCTCCCATTCTGACATGGGTGGAACGCAAGCAGAGCGCCATCATGCAGGACCGCATCGGCGCGAACCGGGCGGACATCATGGGCTTCACCGCACTGGGCCTGTTTCACATCATGGCCGACGGGCTGAAGATGTTCACCAAGGAAGACTTCATCCCCCAGGGCGCGAACAAGTTTCTCCATACACTCAGCCCCATCATCGCACTGATTCCCGCCATCCTGACTTTCGCGGTGGTTCCCTTTGGCGGCGAGTACACCCTGTTCGGCAAGGAAGTCAAGCTGGTCATCTCCGATCTGGATGTCGGCCTCCTGTTCGTGTTCGCCATTGCGTCGATTGCTACCTACGGCTACGTTGTCGCGGGATGGAGTTCCAACAACAACTATTCCCTGCTCGGTTCCATGCGCACCGCCTCGCAGATGGTGTCGTACGAGGTCACGATGGGCCTCACCATCATCGGCGTGCTCATGGTTTACGGCACCATGCAGTTGACGGAGATCGGCAACGCCCAGGAAAACTTCCTGCACTGGGGTATCTTTCTCCAGCCGGTCGGGTTCTTCATGTTCTTTGCGGCGTCGATCGCGGAAAACAAGCGTATCCCGTTCGACAACCCGGAAGCGGAATCCGAACTGGTGGCCGGGTACTTCACCGAATACAGTGGCCTCAAATTCGGCATGTTTTTCATGGCCGAGTTCATTGAGATGGTGACGATCGCCGCGATCGTAACCATCCTCTTTTTCGGCGCGTGGCACATTCCTTTTATTGGTACCGCCACCCTGCTGGAAATCTTCGACTTTCTCGGAGAAACAGGATCGAACCTCGTCGTCATGTTCATCCATGTCGGCGTGTTTTTCGCCAAGGTCATTTTCTTCCTGTTTGTCCAAATGGTCATCCGGTGGACGCTGCCGCGTTTCCGTTATGACCAGATCATGAAGCTGGGATGGAAAATCCTGTTGCCCCTTTCGCTGGCGAACGTCGTCGTCACGGGCATCGTCATTCTGGCTCTTCAATAA